In Leptospira ryugenii, one genomic interval encodes:
- a CDS encoding sterol desaturase family protein, whose protein sequence is MFGPVQCELGMDCLLKVGTFQFSLNVIRYYPIAGFAFLFFYLWKKDSFARFRIQKVYPQMDKVWKEFRQSAVTLFVFSLVAVGNILAAKAKLIPSQVYFGKVDGLFGYAYILLSFLLLTAWHETWFYWMHRFAHLKRVYPYVHLEHHMSVNPTPLAAYRFQATEAFLEAIYLVLFIRVVPIHFYVILFHTFYAMIMNIWWHLGYEFFPRGFASHPIFKWINTSTHHNQHHQKFQGNYSLYFNVWDRIMGTNFPNYEAYYDQVTEERDKAKQKEIKSILTEVH, encoded by the coding sequence GGACATTTCAGTTTTCCCTGAATGTAATTCGATACTACCCGATCGCGGGTTTTGCCTTTTTGTTTTTTTATCTCTGGAAGAAGGATAGTTTTGCTCGATTTCGTATCCAGAAAGTTTATCCTCAGATGGATAAAGTCTGGAAAGAATTTAGGCAATCGGCTGTGACACTCTTCGTTTTTAGTTTGGTTGCGGTTGGAAATATTTTAGCCGCCAAAGCAAAGTTAATTCCTAGCCAAGTTTATTTTGGAAAAGTGGATGGATTGTTTGGCTATGCTTACATCTTGCTTAGCTTTCTCCTTCTCACTGCCTGGCACGAAACATGGTTTTACTGGATGCACCGATTCGCACATCTAAAACGAGTCTATCCCTATGTCCACTTGGAACACCACATGTCCGTCAATCCTACTCCCTTGGCCGCGTATAGATTCCAAGCGACAGAGGCATTTTTGGAAGCAATTTATCTGGTTTTATTCATAAGAGTGGTTCCGATCCATTTCTATGTGATACTATTTCATACCTTTTATGCGATGATCATGAATATATGGTGGCATTTGGGCTATGAATTTTTTCCGAGAGGATTTGCAAGCCATCCTATTTTCAAATGGATCAATACGTCAACGCATCATAACCAACACCACCAAAAGTTTCAGGGAAATTATAGTTTATACTTCAACGTTTGGGATCGCATCATGGGAACAAACTTTCCAAATTACGAAGCATACTATGACCAAGTAACTGAGGAAAGAGACAAAGCAAAACAAAAAGAGATCAAGTCTATTTTGACAGAAGTTCACTGA
- the flgC gene encoding flagellar basal body rod protein FlgC — protein sequence MGMFDSINISATGLSAQRLRMDVISNNIANSTTTRNTNGDGPFRRDRVILTPINLRTKWKSPVYPFGVAPGEGKGVKVMRIEKDMSPLRLTYDPTHPDAIQTGPKKGYVEFPNINIVTEMTDMISASRSYEANVQMINGTKAMFNKALEIGRA from the coding sequence ATGGGCATGTTTGATTCTATTAATATTTCAGCAACTGGACTATCTGCACAAAGATTACGTATGGATGTTATTTCTAATAACATCGCCAACTCTACGACTACTCGAAATACAAATGGAGACGGTCCGTTCCGTCGGGACCGAGTCATTCTAACACCGATTAATCTTCGGACAAAGTGGAAAAGCCCAGTTTATCCTTTTGGTGTAGCGCCTGGAGAAGGTAAAGGTGTCAAGGTAATGAGAATTGAAAAGGATATGAGCCCTCTTCGATTGACCTATGACCCAACGCATCCCGATGCTATCCAAACTGGTCCCAAAAAAGGCTATGTTGAATTCCCAAATATCAATATTGTCACAGAGATGACAGATATGATCTCGGCGTCACGTTCTTATGAAGCCAATGTGCAAATGATCAATGGAACAAAGGCAATGTTCAACAAGGCTTTGGAGATCGGCCGAGCGTAG
- the flgB gene encoding flagellar basal body rod protein FlgB, with protein MFAETHFMKTQDLLERGLTAGTVKRKVLTDNIANADVPHFKRSEVVFEAALKRAFESEKIEKEKAVPTRITNERHIEFFKPLDYREVKPKVNIDYLTTMRPDGNNVDIEKEIVEANQNQMTYNLMIERLNQNNRLLNIVMRTT; from the coding sequence ATGTTTGCAGAAACCCATTTTATGAAAACACAAGATCTTTTGGAACGTGGTTTGACTGCCGGGACAGTGAAACGTAAGGTTCTAACGGATAATATTGCAAATGCGGATGTTCCCCATTTCAAACGATCCGAAGTCGTATTTGAAGCGGCTTTGAAACGTGCCTTTGAATCGGAAAAAATCGAAAAAGAAAAGGCAGTACCAACTCGCATTACAAATGAACGTCACATTGAGTTTTTCAAACCTCTCGATTATAGAGAAGTAAAACCTAAAGTGAATATAGACTATCTGACAACAATGCGCCCCGATGGAAACAATGTAGACATTGAAAAAGAAATCGTAGAAGCCAACCAAAACCAGATGACCTATAATTTGATGATTGAAAGACTCAATCAGAACAACCGACTCTTAAACATTGTCATGAGAACGACATAA